The Actinomyces sp. oral taxon 414 genome has a segment encoding these proteins:
- a CDS encoding MFS transporter produces MSLTADASPATGAPGRAVRGTRSRAGAPSRPPAPPRPRGGFVALAVLCLAELVGVMDNTIINVGIPTLGRAFSASTTQLQWIVDAYTLVFAVLMLPGGHLGDRIGRRRVLIIGLLGFAVVSLASALTTSIAVLIGLRALLGVCAAMVFPATLSLISTIFNGTGHHALAVGLWAATAGLGIALGPVVGGLLLQYFAWPSLFGINIAIVLPVAAASPLLVPESRDDHPGRFDAVGMGLAIACLGLLVGSIIEGPQIGWTTPSILGGLTASAALAGAFIARERRVDRPLLDLSLFRAAGVATCTATIGLAFFCLFGFTFAITIYFQAVRGYSALRAGLAILPFAAVMGACSPLAPVLARRLGIGRCIPLGIALMGVGFWIVSFADASNPYWAVMVPAMVLMAAGLALAQGPATDIILSAAPRDEIGVASGVNDSVREIGGTIGVAVLGSILTHVYRGRMAETASGAPSAAGDSIMAAQQIADALPGAAQRTALRTAAGDAFLSALHLNCLILTGAALAGSALIALGLARRGRSPR; encoded by the coding sequence ATGTCCTTGACAGCAGACGCCTCCCCGGCGACGGGCGCCCCCGGGCGAGCAGTACGAGGAACTCGGTCACGAGCGGGCGCCCCCTCCCGACCCCCGGCGCCGCCCCGCCCCCGGGGCGGGTTCGTCGCCCTGGCGGTGCTCTGCCTGGCCGAACTCGTGGGCGTGATGGACAACACCATCATCAATGTCGGCATCCCGACTCTGGGCCGGGCCTTCAGCGCGTCCACCACGCAGCTGCAGTGGATCGTCGACGCCTACACCCTCGTGTTCGCGGTGCTCATGCTGCCCGGCGGCCACCTCGGCGACCGGATCGGCCGGCGCAGGGTCCTGATCATCGGCCTGCTGGGCTTCGCCGTCGTCTCCCTCGCCTCCGCGCTGACCACCAGCATCGCGGTGCTGATCGGGCTGAGGGCGCTGCTGGGCGTCTGCGCCGCAATGGTGTTCCCGGCGACCCTGTCGCTCATCTCGACCATCTTCAACGGCACCGGGCACCACGCCCTGGCCGTGGGGCTGTGGGCGGCGACCGCGGGACTGGGCATCGCGCTGGGCCCCGTGGTCGGCGGACTGCTCCTGCAGTACTTCGCCTGGCCGTCCCTGTTCGGGATCAACATCGCCATCGTGCTGCCCGTCGCCGCCGCCTCGCCCCTCCTGGTGCCCGAATCCAGGGACGACCACCCGGGCCGGTTCGACGCGGTCGGGATGGGGCTGGCCATCGCCTGCCTGGGACTGCTCGTCGGCTCGATCATCGAGGGCCCGCAGATCGGCTGGACGACGCCGTCGATCCTGGGCGGCCTCACGGCGTCGGCGGCGCTGGCGGGGGCCTTCATCGCCCGGGAGAGGCGGGTCGACCGCCCCCTGCTGGACCTGAGCCTGTTCCGGGCGGCGGGCGTGGCGACGTGCACGGCGACGATCGGCCTGGCGTTCTTCTGCCTGTTCGGCTTCACCTTCGCCATCACGATCTACTTCCAGGCGGTGCGCGGCTACAGCGCGCTGCGGGCGGGGCTGGCGATCCTGCCGTTCGCGGCCGTCATGGGCGCCTGCTCCCCGCTCGCCCCGGTGCTGGCCCGGCGCTTGGGAATCGGGCGCTGCATCCCCCTGGGCATCGCGCTCATGGGGGTCGGCTTCTGGATCGTGTCGTTCGCGGACGCCTCCAACCCGTACTGGGCGGTCATGGTGCCCGCCATGGTCCTCATGGCGGCGGGGCTGGCGCTCGCCCAGGGGCCGGCCACCGACATCATCCTGTCCGCCGCGCCCCGCGACGAGATCGGCGTCGCCTCGGGCGTGAACGACTCCGTCCGGGAGATCGGCGGCACGATCGGCGTCGCCGTCCTGGGCTCGATCCTCACCCACGTGTACCGCGGTCGGATGGCGGAGACGGCCTCCGGGGCGCCGTCCGCGGCCGGCGACTCGATCATGGCGGCGCAGCAGATCGCCGACGCGCTCCCCGGGGCCGCCCAGCGGACGGCGCTGCGCACCGCGGCCGGCGACGCGTTCCTGTCCGCCCTCCACCTCAACTGCCTGATACTGACCGGGGCGGCGCTCGCGGGGTCGGCCCTCATCGCGCTCGGCCTCGCCCGACGGGGGCGGTCGCCGAGGTGA
- a CDS encoding MerR family transcriptional regulator → MAMKETQKDRKAAGRPRGRGAGARRARGGARDAEGAQAAPVSVLSRRSGVPVATIKYYIREGLIRSDQDPGAEGAQAVVDQVQLIRGLVHVVGLSIRQVRQILALVRDPELSPAALMTGATVTLPLTGPRAADVDEAELEGARAALAAVGFDDLPDAPYATQLLAAIALADECGIGLDAELLAAYAGAARACAAADFAHLPLDSPSRQTQAAVLGTVIYEPVLLGLRRLAHRELAGRLPSSSPREEAREEDQKETQKEEGARHAQSE, encoded by the coding sequence ATGGCGATGAAAGAGACTCAGAAGGACAGGAAGGCCGCCGGGCGCCCCCGCGGCCGGGGCGCCGGCGCCCGGCGGGCCCGGGGTGGCGCGCGGGATGCGGAGGGCGCGCAGGCCGCGCCCGTCTCGGTGCTGTCGCGCAGATCCGGCGTCCCGGTCGCGACGATCAAGTACTACATCCGCGAGGGGCTGATCCGCTCCGATCAGGACCCCGGGGCGGAGGGCGCGCAGGCCGTCGTGGACCAGGTCCAGCTCATCCGGGGACTGGTGCACGTCGTCGGACTGTCGATCCGGCAGGTCCGCCAGATCCTGGCGCTGGTGCGCGACCCGGAACTGAGCCCGGCCGCCCTCATGACCGGCGCGACCGTGACCCTGCCGCTGACGGGGCCCCGGGCCGCCGACGTCGACGAGGCCGAGCTGGAGGGCGCCCGCGCGGCCCTGGCCGCCGTCGGGTTCGACGATCTGCCCGACGCGCCGTACGCGACCCAGCTCCTGGCCGCGATCGCCCTGGCCGACGAGTGCGGCATCGGACTGGACGCCGAGCTCCTGGCCGCCTACGCCGGTGCGGCGCGCGCGTGCGCCGCGGCCGACTTCGCCCACCTGCCGCTGGACTCCCCGAGCCGGCAGACGCAGGCCGCGGTGCTGGGCACCGTGATCTACGAGCCCGTCCTCCTCGGGCTGCGGCGCCTGGCCCACCGCGAGCTCGCCGGCCGGCTCCCGTCCTCCAGCCCCCGGGAAGAGGCCCGGGAAGAAGATCAGAAGGAAACTCAGAAGGAAGAAGGCGCTCGTCATGCACAATCCGAATGA
- a CDS encoding NADP-dependent oxidoreductase: MHNPNEAPAPGPGTVPAAQYPRFGPPEVLRVVEVPAPAPGPHDLVVEVAAVSVNRIDTGARAGRNKFQTGRRLPQPTGLDFSGKVADVGAQVRGFEPGQRVWGFLGTDRLGEQGTAAGRIAVDADLVAPAPASQELADLAALPLVGLTAWQAMKELGVEEGSRLLIAGGAGGVGSTAVQVARARGALVDTISSARHEELLKRLGAGSRFDPDAVDWPALAGRYRAVLDTTGKNLRSLRRAVAPGGRLITISPAGIPASLLTRILPGPTVSFMSVRPSREGLEALGDLVERGRLTPIIRKRFPLSQIARAHALVETGHGRGKVVVDID, translated from the coding sequence ATGCACAATCCGAATGAGGCCCCCGCCCCCGGGCCGGGCACGGTGCCCGCCGCGCAGTACCCGCGCTTCGGCCCGCCGGAGGTGCTGCGCGTCGTGGAGGTCCCCGCCCCGGCGCCCGGGCCGCACGACCTCGTGGTGGAGGTGGCGGCCGTCAGCGTCAACCGGATCGACACCGGCGCGCGGGCCGGCAGGAACAAGTTCCAGACCGGGCGCCGCCTGCCGCAGCCCACGGGCCTGGACTTCAGCGGGAAGGTGGCCGACGTCGGAGCGCAGGTCCGCGGCTTCGAACCTGGGCAGCGCGTGTGGGGGTTCCTCGGCACCGACCGCCTGGGCGAGCAGGGCACGGCGGCGGGCCGGATCGCGGTGGACGCGGACCTGGTCGCACCGGCCCCCGCCTCGCAGGAGCTCGCCGACCTCGCCGCACTGCCCCTGGTCGGGCTCACCGCCTGGCAGGCGATGAAGGAGCTCGGCGTCGAAGAGGGCTCCCGACTGCTCATCGCGGGGGGCGCCGGGGGCGTGGGGAGCACCGCCGTCCAGGTGGCCCGGGCGCGCGGCGCGCTCGTGGACACCATCAGCTCGGCGCGCCACGAGGAGCTGCTGAAGCGGCTGGGGGCCGGATCCCGGTTCGACCCGGACGCCGTGGACTGGCCGGCGCTGGCTGGCCGCTACCGGGCGGTGCTCGACACCACCGGGAAGAACCTGCGGTCCCTGCGCCGCGCCGTCGCGCCCGGGGGGCGGCTGATCACCATCTCGCCGGCCGGCATCCCCGCGAGCCTGCTCACCAGGATCCTGCCCGGGCCCACCGTCTCCTTCATGTCGGTGCGCCCCAGCCGCGAGGGCCTGGAGGCCCTGGGGGACCTGGTCGAGCGCGGGCGGCTGACCCCGATCATCCGGAAGCGGTTCCCGCTGTCCCAGATCGCCCGGGCCCACGCCCTGGTCGAAACCGGGCACGGCCGGGGCAAGGTCGTCGTCGACATCGACTGA
- a CDS encoding ABC transporter ATP-binding protein, with protein sequence MLEIEGLVHRYANGRGVGPVSLRVRAGEALGVVGPNGAGKSTLFNGLCGSGPLSGGAVRLNGRDTGRRLPSAAVGFLPETCRLLPSMTALQAVAFERGVRGLAVSDSGLADALGAMGVDDAGDAAVSALSQGMRRRVGIVCAFLGSPPVVVADEPLNGLDVDGVLLFRDLLRDYLAHGGALLISSHILDLLDEVCARVLLLRDGLVVETIDADGGRVEQAYRRLRAESSEAAEPRAGARAHRRPRAD encoded by the coding sequence GTGCTTGAAATAGAAGGGCTGGTGCACCGGTACGCCAACGGCCGCGGGGTGGGCCCCGTGTCCCTGCGCGTCAGAGCGGGCGAGGCCCTGGGCGTCGTGGGCCCCAACGGCGCGGGCAAGAGCACGCTCTTCAACGGCCTGTGCGGCTCGGGCCCGCTGTCCGGGGGAGCCGTCAGGCTCAACGGCCGCGACACGGGGCGGCGCCTGCCCAGTGCGGCGGTGGGCTTCCTCCCCGAGACCTGCCGGCTCCTCCCCTCGATGACCGCCCTCCAGGCGGTCGCCTTCGAACGGGGCGTGCGGGGCCTGGCCGTGAGCGACTCCGGGCTGGCCGACGCGCTGGGCGCCATGGGGGTCGACGACGCCGGTGACGCGGCCGTCTCCGCCCTGTCCCAGGGGATGCGCCGGAGGGTCGGCATCGTCTGCGCATTCCTCGGATCGCCGCCGGTGGTGGTCGCCGACGAGCCCCTCAACGGCCTGGACGTCGACGGCGTCCTCCTCTTCCGCGATCTCCTGCGCGACTACCTCGCGCACGGCGGCGCGCTCCTCATCTCCAGCCACATCCTCGATCTCCTGGACGAGGTGTGCGCCCGCGTCCTGCTGCTGCGAGACGGCCTCGTCGTCGAGACGATCGACGCCGACGGCGGGCGCGTCGAGCAGGCCTACCGGCGACTGCGGGCCGAGTCGTCGGAGGCCGCGGAACCGCGGGCCGGCGCACGGGCCCACCGGCGGCCGCGGGCCGACTAG
- a CDS encoding response regulator, which yields MKLAIVVVEDEPEVRDAVLGDLAPFADTVRIEPAEDVDDALEVVDEIDGDGDVVALILADHRLPGRSGVDMLVEMAGDERTADARKVLVTGQADQADTIRAVNEAGLDHYIAKPWRAARLQEVVRAQLTDFVLEAGLDPLAHLRALDAARALEALR from the coding sequence ATGAAACTCGCCATTGTCGTCGTCGAGGACGAGCCCGAGGTCCGCGACGCCGTCCTGGGCGATCTCGCCCCCTTCGCCGATACGGTGCGCATAGAGCCGGCCGAGGACGTCGACGACGCCCTCGAGGTCGTCGACGAGATCGACGGCGACGGCGACGTCGTCGCCCTCATCCTGGCCGACCACCGGCTGCCCGGGCGCAGCGGGGTCGACATGCTCGTGGAGATGGCCGGCGACGAGCGCACGGCGGATGCGCGCAAGGTGCTGGTCACCGGCCAGGCGGACCAGGCGGACACGATCCGGGCCGTCAACGAGGCCGGGCTGGACCACTACATCGCCAAGCCCTGGCGGGCCGCCCGGCTCCAGGAGGTGGTCCGCGCCCAGCTGACCGACTTCGTCCTGGAGGCCGGCCTGGACCCGCTGGCGCACCTGCGGGCCCTGGACGCCGCCCGCGCCCTGGAGGCGCTGCGCTGA